Proteins encoded by one window of Anaerosalibacter sp. Marseille-P3206:
- the prmC gene encoding peptide chain release factor N(5)-glutamine methyltransferase has translation MEIKKLLKIGVDKLGKREYLNPTLDALLILSYLLNVDKSYLYTHGDRIVSEEIVDKFLYYIDNRKTGYPLSYLLNEKDFYDLSFYIEEGVLVPRPDTEILVDWVINTAIEKYQEKPINIVDLGTGSGCIALTLAYHLKNSIVYAVDLDDVALKVTEKNINKHNLNDRVVLCKGDMFCGIKPLQLGGKIDIIVSNPPYIPTEDIEKLQVEVKDYEPRRALDGGMDGLDFYNKIIPESKDYLIKGGILAFEIGYDQGEIVKDIFIKEGFKDVKVIKDLQGLDRVVAGILP, from the coding sequence TTGGAAATAAAAAAGCTTTTGAAAATTGGAGTAGATAAATTAGGTAAAAGAGAATATTTAAATCCTACACTTGATGCACTACTTATACTTTCTTATCTACTGAATGTTGACAAAAGCTATCTTTATACACATGGGGATAGAATTGTTTCAGAGGAAATTGTGGATAAGTTTCTATATTATATAGATAATAGAAAAACAGGCTATCCTCTAAGCTATCTTTTAAATGAAAAGGATTTTTATGATCTCAGTTTTTATATTGAAGAAGGAGTATTAGTTCCCAGACCAGATACAGAAATATTGGTAGACTGGGTTATTAATACTGCTATAGAAAAGTATCAAGAAAAACCTATTAATATAGTAGATTTGGGGACGGGTAGTGGTTGTATTGCCTTGACTCTTGCATATCACTTAAAAAATTCTATAGTATATGCTGTTGATTTAGATGATGTGGCGTTAAAGGTAACAGAAAAAAACATCAATAAACACAATTTAAATGATAGAGTTGTACTATGTAAGGGAGATATGTTTTGTGGAATAAAACCTTTACAACTAGGTGGAAAAATAGATATAATAGTATCGAATCCTCCATATATACCTACTGAGGATATTGAAAAACTTCAAGTGGAAGTTAAGGATTATGAACCTAGAAGGGCATTAGATGGAGGAATGGATGGACTTGATTTTTATAATAAAATCATACCTGAGAGTAAAGACTATTTAATAAAGGGTGGAATATTAGCCTTTGAGATAGGATACGATCAAGGAGAAATTGTGAAGGATATTTTTATAAAAGAAGGTTTTAAAGATGTAAAGGTGATTAAAGATTTACAGGGCCTTGATAGAGTTGTAGCAGGGATTTTGCCTTAG
- a CDS encoding chromate transporter translates to MLFKMFMTFFKIGAFTIGGGYAMIPLIQDEVVERNKWLTMEEFLDIIAIAEATPGPVAVNTSTYVGYKMYGLKGALICTLGTILPSFVIILTIVKFLWKYRQNEIADKVFLGIRPAVAALIFSAVYKIGKTMKITKTTLAISVATVLLIVLLDISPIYIILVAAIGSIGYFRSKENKL, encoded by the coding sequence ATGCTTTTCAAGATGTTTATGACCTTTTTTAAAATAGGTGCTTTTACCATTGGTGGCGGATATGCTATGATTCCACTTATTCAAGATGAAGTTGTAGAGAGAAATAAATGGCTTACAATGGAAGAGTTTTTGGATATAATAGCTATTGCTGAGGCAACCCCAGGGCCTGTAGCAGTGAATACTAGCACTTATGTAGGGTATAAAATGTATGGACTTAAGGGTGCACTCATTTGCACATTGGGAACTATTCTCCCATCTTTTGTAATTATATTAACTATTGTCAAATTCTTGTGGAAGTACAGACAAAATGAAATTGCAGACAAAGTATTTTTAGGTATCAGACCAGCAGTAGCGGCTTTAATTTTTTCAGCTGTGTACAAAATAGGAAAGACTATGAAGATTACTAAAACTACTTTGGCGATTTCTGTGGCTACAGTATTATTGATTGTATTATTAGATATTAGCCCAATATATATAATATTAGTAGCGGCAATAGGATCTATTGGATATTTCAGAAGCAAGGAGAATAAATTATGA
- a CDS encoding chromate transporter produces MTLLKLFLSFLKIGAFSFGGGYAMLPLIEKETIEIHGWLTTKEFIDILAVVEMTPGPIAINSATFLGYKVAGVWGSVVATIGVVLPSIVIILIIAHFLSKFKDSPYVDWAFRGIRPVVLGLIVSASITVARNAFIDVKSAIIAVVLFYFLAFKKLHPILAIVIAGVIGAFVF; encoded by the coding sequence ATGACATTACTCAAACTTTTTCTTTCATTTCTAAAAATAGGAGCATTTAGTTTTGGTGGGGGATATGCAATGCTTCCCCTTATAGAAAAGGAGACAATAGAAATACATGGTTGGCTTACTACAAAAGAATTTATAGATATACTGGCGGTAGTAGAAATGACCCCAGGTCCAATAGCTATAAATTCAGCTACATTTTTAGGATATAAGGTGGCAGGAGTTTGGGGATCGGTAGTTGCCACTATAGGCGTAGTGCTTCCTTCTATTGTAATAATACTAATAATTGCTCATTTTTTATCTAAGTTTAAAGATTCTCCTTATGTTGATTGGGCTTTTAGAGGAATTAGACCGGTAGTATTAGGGCTTATAGTTTCTGCTAGTATTACAGTGGCTAGAAATGCATTTATAGATGTAAAAAGTGCAATAATAGCTGTGGTATTATTTTACTTTCTAGCATTTAAGAAATTGCATCCCATTCTTGCTATAGTAATTGCAGGAGTAATAGGAGCTTTTGTTTTTTGA
- the prfA gene encoding peptide chain release factor 1 produces MLEKLSFIENKYKELSKKIIDPKVMEDMDEWQKLAKEHGEMEPIVLKYKEYNEAMTTLEEDKEMLKEKLDDEFKDMLKEEISELEEKVAKLEEELKLLLIPKDPNDHKNVIVEIRAGAGGDEAGLFAGDLFRMYSRFAERQGWRVEIMSTNDQGIGGFKEVIFMIKGKGAYSRLKYESGVHRVQRVPETESGGRIHTSTATVAVLPEAEDIDIEINQSDIRVDVFRSSGNGGQSVNTTDSAVRITHIPTGMVISCQDEKSQLKNKDKAMKILKTRLYDKMITEQNAEIAQERRSQVGSGDRSERIRTYNFPQGRITDHRINLTVYKLENFLDGDIDEMVAALITTDQAEKLKQVG; encoded by the coding sequence ATGCTTGAAAAATTATCATTTATTGAAAATAAGTACAAAGAGTTAAGCAAAAAGATAATAGACCCAAAGGTAATGGAAGATATGGACGAGTGGCAAAAACTTGCCAAGGAACATGGGGAAATGGAACCTATAGTTCTAAAATACAAGGAATACAATGAAGCTATGACTACACTAGAAGAAGACAAGGAAATGTTAAAGGAAAAATTGGACGATGAATTCAAGGATATGCTAAAGGAAGAAATAAGTGAATTAGAAGAAAAGGTTGCAAAACTTGAAGAAGAGTTAAAGCTGTTATTGATCCCTAAGGACCCTAATGATCACAAAAACGTAATTGTTGAAATAAGAGCTGGAGCAGGTGGAGATGAAGCAGGATTGTTTGCAGGAGATCTTTTCAGAATGTACTCTAGATTTGCTGAAAGACAAGGCTGGAGAGTTGAAATCATGAGCACTAATGATCAAGGTATTGGTGGTTTCAAAGAAGTAATATTCATGATCAAAGGAAAAGGTGCTTATAGTAGACTAAAATATGAAAGTGGAGTTCACAGAGTACAAAGAGTTCCTGAAACAGAATCTGGTGGTAGAATTCACACTTCAACAGCAACAGTAGCAGTTCTACCTGAAGCAGAAGATATCGATATTGAAATCAATCAAAGTGACATAAGAGTGGATGTATTCCGTTCTTCAGGAAATGGTGGGCAAAGTGTTAATACCACTGACTCAGCTGTTAGAATCACTCATATTCCTACAGGAATGGTAATCTCTTGTCAAGATGAAAAGTCTCAACTTAAGAACAAAGACAAAGCTATGAAGATTCTTAAGACTAGACTTTATGACAAGATGATAACAGAGCAAAATGCAGAAATTGCACAAGAAAGAAGAAGTCAAGTTGGTTCTGGAGATAGAAGTGAGAGAATCAGAACATATAACTTCCCACAAGGAAGAATTACAGACCACAGGATCAATTTAACAGTATATAAACTTGAAAACTTCTTAGATGGAGATATAGACGAAATGGTGGCTGCACTAATAACCACTGATCAAGCAGAAAAATTAAAACAAGTTGGATAG
- a CDS encoding ZIP family metal transporter: MINVHTITFIGFFIGVVGTSLGGILSTFIKVSNNRFISMLLGLTGGFMLSIASFQLLPESYVLGGIWPELFGIILGVLLIVFIEEKIPKDNYNPILRNSIIMAISIGLHNLPEGLAIGSAFMVTNKLGLSLSIAMVLHNLPEGLAMALPLKLSKVSLGKILLITMAAGFPMGIGAFLGAYLGNISNLYISLCLSIAGGTMLYIVCDDLIPNAKALYRGKASTIGIVIGFALGLIL, encoded by the coding sequence ATGATAAACGTTCATACTATTACATTTATAGGTTTTTTTATAGGCGTTGTAGGAACAAGCCTAGGAGGCATACTGTCTACATTTATCAAAGTTTCAAACAACCGTTTTATAAGCATGCTTTTGGGACTAACTGGAGGATTTATGTTAAGTATTGCATCATTTCAATTACTTCCTGAATCCTATGTATTAGGAGGAATATGGCCAGAGTTATTTGGCATTATATTAGGAGTATTATTGATTGTTTTTATAGAAGAGAAAATTCCCAAAGATAATTACAATCCTATCCTTAGAAATAGTATTATTATGGCAATAAGTATTGGACTTCATAATCTCCCTGAAGGACTTGCTATAGGTTCAGCATTTATGGTAACAAACAAATTAGGACTAAGCTTATCAATAGCAATGGTTCTTCACAATTTACCTGAAGGATTGGCTATGGCATTACCTTTAAAATTATCTAAAGTATCACTTGGTAAAATATTATTAATCACTATGGCTGCAGGATTTCCTATGGGAATAGGTGCATTTTTAGGTGCTTATCTTGGCAATATTTCTAATTTATATATCTCCCTTTGCCTCTCTATTGCTGGAGGAACTATGTTATATATAGTATGTGATGATTTGATACCAAATGCCAAAGCTCTATATAGGGGAAAAGCCTCAACCATTGGAATTGTTATAGGATTTGCCTTAGGACTAATATTATAA